From Roseisolibacter agri, a single genomic window includes:
- a CDS encoding tetratricopeptide repeat protein, with translation MSALAKIKKQAAQLEHDRQYDKALALYTRLLDASPEADDEIDVALYNRAGDVALRAGDTPRAVTYYERALDLYAAGGFLNNAIALGAKILRQAPERAATHYTLGVLHAKKGFRSDARQHFLTYAERMQRGGQGGEVARSLADYVVLCDGAADARAGLAAHLATGGARPADQSAKLQELLDQALRAAGLGDEATAEFETPRAGGASRNAAAADLVFLDLDAAAIEEAAAAHEAPLDLLSSVDFSEPAAAEAPAWADAPSIDLDLSAPAATGAPLASLPGELPPLAPSMVALDGGRGDGDWAHAAESPLAIDVDVPVGVPAFADADLASIDLESAVVEHAVEAPVGLGLELLDVEPLDVEAPDTPDESPVAWSDASVDLPLLVDDFAADVAAAPAVEQAAEQAEEPLLELEAHDLVSPVAQVAAPAPAPEPAPAAAVVPDSDGLDLGAWLRDSEPAKSTRLIAPTMPTTGDEEADFQATLQAFKAGIARSLEDADFDAHYDLGVAYKEMGLLEEAIGEFQKAARAPGRPLRAMEALASCFLERGEPDLVLSTLAPVAGTLSGDAPATSEAPQQVALCYLLGAASQEVGRVDDARAWYLRVLATDYAFRDAATRLASLSPPTR, from the coding sequence ATGTCCGCGCTCGCCAAGATCAAGAAGCAAGCGGCCCAGCTGGAGCACGACCGACAGTACGACAAGGCGCTGGCCCTCTACACGCGCCTCCTGGACGCGTCGCCCGAGGCCGACGACGAGATCGACGTCGCGCTCTACAACCGGGCGGGCGACGTCGCGCTGCGTGCCGGCGACACGCCGCGCGCGGTCACGTACTACGAGCGCGCCCTCGACCTGTACGCCGCCGGCGGCTTCCTCAACAATGCGATCGCCCTCGGCGCCAAGATCCTGCGCCAGGCGCCGGAGCGCGCGGCCACGCATTACACGCTGGGCGTGCTGCACGCGAAGAAGGGCTTCCGCAGCGACGCGCGGCAGCACTTCCTGACCTACGCGGAGCGCATGCAGCGGGGCGGGCAGGGCGGCGAGGTGGCGCGCAGCCTGGCCGACTACGTCGTCCTCTGCGACGGGGCCGCGGATGCGCGGGCGGGCCTGGCCGCGCACCTCGCGACGGGCGGCGCGCGCCCGGCCGACCAGTCGGCCAAGCTGCAGGAGCTCCTCGACCAGGCGCTGCGCGCGGCCGGCCTCGGCGACGAGGCGACGGCCGAGTTCGAGACGCCGCGGGCCGGTGGCGCATCGCGCAACGCCGCGGCGGCGGACCTCGTCTTCCTGGACCTCGACGCGGCGGCGATCGAGGAGGCGGCGGCCGCGCACGAGGCGCCGCTCGACCTGCTGTCGTCGGTGGACTTCTCCGAGCCCGCGGCGGCCGAGGCGCCCGCGTGGGCGGATGCGCCGTCCATCGACCTCGACCTGTCCGCGCCGGCCGCGACCGGCGCACCGCTGGCCTCGCTGCCCGGCGAGCTCCCGCCCCTCGCGCCGTCGATGGTCGCGCTGGACGGGGGACGTGGCGACGGCGACTGGGCGCACGCCGCCGAGTCGCCGCTGGCGATCGACGTCGACGTCCCGGTCGGCGTGCCGGCGTTCGCGGACGCGGACCTCGCGAGCATCGATCTGGAGTCGGCCGTCGTCGAGCACGCGGTCGAGGCGCCGGTGGGGCTCGGACTCGAGCTGCTGGACGTCGAGCCCCTGGACGTGGAGGCTCCCGATACGCCCGACGAGTCGCCCGTCGCGTGGAGCGACGCGAGTGTGGACCTGCCCCTGCTGGTCGACGACTTCGCCGCCGACGTGGCGGCAGCGCCCGCGGTTGAGCAGGCGGCGGAGCAGGCCGAGGAGCCGCTGCTGGAGCTGGAAGCGCACGACCTCGTATCGCCGGTCGCGCAGGTCGCGGCGCCCGCTCCGGCACCGGAGCCTGCGCCCGCGGCCGCCGTGGTCCCCGACTCCGACGGCCTCGACCTCGGCGCATGGCTCCGCGACAGCGAGCCCGCGAAGAGCACGCGCCTGATCGCGCCCACGATGCCCACGACGGGCGACGAGGAGGCCGACTTCCAGGCGACGCTGCAGGCGTTCAAGGCGGGCATCGCGCGCTCCCTGGAGGACGCCGACTTCGACGCGCACTACGACCTCGGCGTCGCGTACAAGGAGATGGGGCTGCTGGAGGAGGCGATCGGCGAGTTCCAGAAGGCCGCGCGGGCGCCGGGCCGTCCGCTGCGCGCGATGGAGGCGCTCGCGTCGTGCTTCCTGGAGCGTGGCGAGCCGGATCTCGTGCTCTCGACGCTCGCGCCGGTCGCGGGGACGCTGTCGGGCGACGCGCCGGCCACATCGGAGGCACCGCAGCAGGTCGCCCTGTGCTACCTTCTGGGAGCCGCGTCGCAGGAGGTCGGTCGTGTCGACGACGCGCGGGCCTGGTACCTCCGGGTCCTGGCGACCGACTATGCTTTCCGCGACGCCGCCACGCGGCTCGCCTCGCTCTCACCGCCGACCAGATGA
- the hutI gene encoding imidazolonepropionase, with protein MQPPGTAVAVVDGRIAAVGPQDALELRFADADRIDCGGRLLMPGLVDSHTHAIFGRPRFEEQELRAMGLPYMEIAKRGGGIHSSVRDLRARAEDELVALALPRLRRIASYGTTTVEVKSGYGLTVVDELKTLRVIRRLQELLPLRLVPTWLGAHEVPQEYRARGDQGRADYLRLLVHEMLPAVAAEGLARFADVFCEPGVYTVAESRVLLEAARVAGLGLKLHADELQTSGAAELAVALGAASADHLAAVSEDGVRALAAGGTVATLLPGTMLFLGSARQAPARALIDAGAPVALASDFNPGTSPTVNFPLVLTLAVSQLRLTAAEAVVAGTVNGAAALSLAGETGQLAPGFSADLALFDAEDVRELPYWYGDRLCRGTWVGGVACHPFEARFTSQP; from the coding sequence GTGCAGCCGCCAGGCACCGCGGTCGCGGTCGTGGACGGTCGCATCGCCGCCGTCGGGCCGCAGGACGCGCTGGAGCTGCGCTTCGCCGATGCCGACCGGATCGACTGCGGCGGGCGGCTGCTGATGCCCGGCCTCGTGGACTCGCACACGCACGCGATCTTCGGCCGCCCGCGCTTCGAGGAGCAGGAGCTGCGCGCGATGGGGCTCCCGTACATGGAGATCGCGAAGCGCGGCGGCGGGATCCACAGCTCGGTGCGCGACCTCCGCGCGCGGGCCGAGGACGAGCTGGTGGCGCTGGCGCTGCCGCGGCTGCGGCGGATCGCGTCGTACGGGACGACCACCGTCGAGGTGAAGTCGGGCTACGGCCTCACGGTCGTGGACGAGCTGAAGACGCTGCGGGTGATCCGCCGGCTGCAGGAGCTGCTCCCTCTGCGGCTGGTGCCGACCTGGCTGGGGGCGCACGAGGTGCCGCAGGAGTACCGGGCGCGGGGGGACCAGGGGCGGGCCGACTACCTCCGACTCCTCGTGCACGAGATGCTGCCCGCGGTGGCGGCGGAGGGGCTGGCCCGATTTGCTGACGTTTTCTGCGAGCCGGGCGTCTATACCGTGGCGGAGAGCCGCGTGCTGCTGGAGGCTGCCCGAGTGGCGGGCCTCGGCCTCAAGCTGCACGCCGACGAACTGCAGACGTCCGGCGCGGCCGAGCTGGCCGTCGCTCTGGGGGCCGCTTCGGCGGACCATCTGGCGGCGGTGAGCGAGGACGGCGTGCGGGCGCTCGCGGCCGGCGGCACCGTGGCGACCCTCCTCCCCGGGACCATGCTCTTCCTGGGGAGCGCGCGGCAGGCGCCCGCGCGCGCGCTGATCGACGCCGGGGCCCCCGTGGCCCTGGCGTCGGACTTCAACCCGGGGACGAGCCCCACCGTCAACTTCCCGCTCGTGCTCACCCTCGCCGTCAGCCAGCTCCGCCTGACCGCCGCCGAAGCGGTGGTCGCCGGAACCGTGAACGGTGCCGCCGCGCTCTCCCTCGCAGGGGAGACGGGGCAGCTCGCGCCCGGATTCTCGGCGGACCTGGCGCTGTTCGACGCCGAGGACGTGCGCGAGCTCCCGTACTGGTACGGCGACCGGCTGTGCCGCGGGACGTGGGTGGGCGGCGTGGCCTGTCACCCGTTCGAGGCACGTTTCACCTCGCAGCCCTGA
- a CDS encoding radical SAM protein produces the protein MLSARFKPYHVPLFLAKYAWLKARRRPVLVHFEATLRCNARCGFCDYWKTPAETKADELKSFADAARYFNPMLVTWTGGEPLLRRDLESLVAAVNGAVRLKYVTLITHGGMLTPERAQSLWDAGINQFSISLDYLDGRHDVARGIPGLTEKIFRTVDAMRARGIDNIRFNTVIKDDNLSQVFPIVEKAESLGCGVNLSVYTDSKNGNVEHLIRDPQYDEIDDLVARLLAFKRRRRGVITNSDYYLEQIPRYVRGEMTEPCRSGIDTIHVSPTGGVRRCPDFPSDFHWSEFRKYEPIDCNACYYACRGEAQAPIRIASRVRDVMGNVRTPGVIS, from the coding sequence ATGCTCTCTGCCAGATTCAAGCCCTACCACGTCCCGCTCTTCCTCGCCAAGTACGCGTGGCTCAAGGCGCGCCGGCGGCCGGTCCTCGTGCACTTCGAGGCGACGCTGCGCTGCAACGCGCGCTGCGGCTTCTGCGACTACTGGAAGACGCCGGCGGAGACGAAGGCGGACGAGCTGAAGAGCTTCGCGGACGCCGCGCGCTACTTCAACCCGATGCTCGTCACGTGGACGGGCGGCGAGCCGCTGCTGCGCCGCGACCTCGAGTCGCTGGTGGCGGCGGTGAACGGCGCGGTGCGCCTCAAGTACGTCACGCTGATCACGCACGGCGGCATGCTGACGCCCGAGCGCGCGCAGTCGCTGTGGGACGCGGGCATCAACCAGTTCAGCATCTCGCTCGACTACCTGGACGGCCGCCACGACGTGGCGCGGGGGATTCCCGGCCTGACCGAGAAGATCTTCCGCACCGTCGATGCGATGCGCGCGCGCGGCATCGACAACATCCGCTTCAACACGGTCATCAAGGACGACAACCTCTCGCAGGTCTTCCCGATCGTCGAGAAGGCGGAGTCGCTGGGCTGCGGCGTGAACCTGAGCGTCTACACGGACTCGAAGAACGGGAACGTCGAGCACCTGATCCGCGACCCGCAGTACGACGAGATCGACGACCTGGTGGCGCGGCTGCTCGCGTTCAAGCGCCGCCGCCGCGGCGTCATCACGAACTCCGACTACTACCTCGAGCAGATCCCGCGCTACGTGCGCGGCGAGATGACGGAGCCGTGTCGCAGCGGCATCGACACGATCCACGTCAGCCCCACGGGCGGCGTGCGGCGCTGCCCGGACTTCCCGAGCGACTTCCACTGGTCGGAGTTCCGGAAGTACGAGCCGATCGACTGCAACGCGTGCTACTACGCCTGCCGCGGCGAGGCGCAGGCCCCGATCCGGATCGCGTCGCGCGTGCGGGACGTGATGGGGAACGTGCGGACGCCCGGGGTGATCTCGTGA
- the hutU gene encoding urocanate hydratase yields the protein MPGARPVRAPRGTALTCKGWEQEAALRMLMNNLDPDVAERPDDLVVYGGTGRAARSWEAFDAIVAALRALEGDETLVVQSGKPVAVLRTHAAAPRVVIANSNLVPRFATWDEFRRLEQLGLTMYGQMTAGSWIYIGSQGIVQGTYETFAAVANRHFGGSLAGRLVLTAGLGGMGGAQTLAGTMNGAVVLGVEVDESRIDKRLATGYCDRKAHDLDEALAQVEHARRSGSALSVGLVGNAADVLPELVRRGVVPDVVTDQTSAHDMLHGYVPAGLTLAEAAALRVDDPAEYVRRSTASAVRHVAAMRALQKAGAVAFDYGNNIRTVAYDAGFAEAFEIPGFVPEYIRPLFCEGKGPFRWVALSGDPADIHRTDALALELFPHDHALRRWITLAREKIHFQGLPARICWLGQGDRARFGVALNDLVARGELSAPIVIGRDHLDTGSVASPFRETEAMRDGSDAIADWAILNALVNVASGASWVSFHHGGGVGIGNSLHAGQVTVADGSPLMRERLQRVLTNDPGMGVARHADAGYPEAIAAASRHGLNLPMR from the coding sequence CTGCCCGGCGCGCGGCCCGTGCGCGCGCCGCGCGGCACCGCGCTCACCTGCAAGGGCTGGGAGCAGGAAGCGGCGCTGCGCATGCTGATGAACAACCTCGATCCCGACGTCGCCGAGCGGCCGGACGACCTGGTCGTGTACGGCGGGACCGGGCGCGCGGCGCGCAGCTGGGAGGCGTTCGATGCGATCGTCGCGGCGCTGCGCGCGCTCGAGGGCGACGAGACGCTGGTCGTGCAGAGCGGCAAGCCGGTGGCGGTGCTGCGCACGCATGCGGCCGCGCCGCGCGTCGTGATCGCCAACAGCAACCTCGTGCCGCGCTTCGCGACGTGGGACGAGTTCCGCCGGCTGGAGCAGCTCGGGCTCACGATGTACGGGCAGATGACCGCCGGCTCGTGGATCTACATCGGCTCGCAGGGGATCGTGCAGGGGACGTACGAGACCTTCGCGGCGGTCGCGAACCGGCACTTCGGCGGCTCGCTCGCCGGCCGCCTCGTGCTCACGGCGGGACTCGGCGGGATGGGCGGCGCGCAGACGCTGGCCGGCACGATGAACGGCGCCGTCGTGCTGGGCGTCGAGGTCGACGAGTCGCGCATCGACAAGCGGCTCGCGACGGGCTACTGCGACCGCAAGGCGCACGACCTGGACGAGGCGCTGGCGCAGGTGGAGCACGCGCGGCGCAGCGGCTCGGCGCTGTCGGTGGGGCTCGTCGGCAACGCGGCGGACGTCCTGCCGGAGCTGGTGCGCCGCGGCGTCGTGCCCGACGTCGTCACCGACCAGACGAGCGCCCACGACATGCTGCACGGCTACGTGCCCGCCGGCCTGACGCTGGCCGAGGCGGCCGCGCTGCGCGTCGACGATCCCGCGGAGTACGTCCGCCGCTCGACGGCGAGCGCGGTGCGGCACGTCGCCGCCATGCGCGCCCTGCAGAAGGCCGGCGCGGTCGCGTTCGACTACGGCAACAACATCCGCACGGTCGCCTACGACGCGGGCTTCGCGGAGGCGTTCGAGATCCCGGGCTTCGTGCCCGAGTACATCCGCCCGCTCTTCTGCGAGGGGAAGGGGCCGTTCCGCTGGGTCGCGCTCTCGGGCGATCCCGCCGACATCCACCGCACCGACGCGCTCGCGCTGGAGCTGTTCCCGCACGACCACGCGCTGCGCCGCTGGATCACGCTCGCGCGCGAGAAGATCCACTTCCAGGGGCTGCCGGCACGCATCTGCTGGCTGGGGCAGGGGGACCGCGCGCGCTTCGGCGTCGCGCTCAACGACCTCGTGGCGCGCGGCGAGCTCTCGGCGCCGATCGTGATCGGGCGCGACCACCTCGACACGGGCTCGGTCGCGTCGCCCTTCCGCGAGACGGAGGCGATGCGCGACGGCAGCGACGCGATCGCGGACTGGGCAATCCTCAACGCGCTCGTGAACGTGGCCAGCGGCGCGTCGTGGGTGTCGTTCCACCACGGCGGCGGCGTCGGCATCGGCAACTCGCTGCACGCCGGCCAGGTGACCGTGGCGGACGGATCGCCGCTGATGCGCGAGCGGCTGCAGCGCGTGCTGACGAACGATCCGGGGATGGGCGTCGCGCGGCACGCGGACGCGGGATACCCGGAAGCCATTGCGGCGGCGAGCCGCCACGGACTCAACCTTCCCATGCGGTGA
- the hutH gene encoding histidine ammonia-lyase, which translates to MNGTEVVIDGRALTLASLRAVADGSARAVLSPEARARMLATRAVVDDIVARDAVVYGVTTGFGKLSEVAIPPDRLRALQVNLVRSHAAGVGTPLSTPEVRAMMLLRANVLACGHSGARPELVELLLAMLAQGVHPVVPEQGSVGASGDLAPLSHLALVLIGEGEAEHGGRVMAGCEALAAAGLSPATLEPKEGLALVNGTQAHAAVGALALAEAVALWQTAHAAGAMTVEALMGTPDAFDARIHDVRGQHGQRESAALLRALLADSEIRESHRTNDPRVQDAYALRCMPQVHGPVLDALRFAGGLLGRELNAATDNPLVFADGTMLSGGNFHGQAGAMAADVLAIALTNLATMSERRIDRLVHPDLNHGMPAFLANEPGLESGFMMAQVSAAALASECKTLAHPASVDTIPTDGSKEDVVPMAMGAALKLRRVVHNVRHVLAIELLCGARGIDLRAPLRPSAGVAATHAAVRALVAPLTGDRPPSPDVRRLADAIAEGRFVPQASRFADSILAEVQT; encoded by the coding sequence ATGAACGGCACCGAAGTGGTCATCGACGGGCGGGCCCTGACGCTCGCCTCGCTGCGCGCGGTCGCCGACGGCTCGGCGCGCGCCGTCCTGTCGCCCGAAGCGCGCGCCCGCATGCTGGCGACGCGCGCGGTGGTGGACGACATCGTGGCGCGCGACGCCGTGGTCTACGGCGTCACGACGGGCTTCGGCAAGCTGTCCGAGGTCGCCATCCCGCCCGACCGGCTGCGCGCCTTGCAGGTGAACCTGGTGCGCAGCCACGCCGCGGGCGTGGGCACGCCGCTGTCCACGCCCGAGGTGCGCGCGATGATGCTGCTGCGCGCCAACGTGCTCGCGTGCGGGCACTCCGGCGCGCGGCCGGAGCTCGTCGAGCTGCTGCTCGCGATGCTCGCGCAGGGCGTGCATCCCGTGGTGCCGGAGCAGGGGAGCGTCGGCGCGAGCGGCGACCTCGCGCCGCTGTCGCACCTGGCGCTGGTGCTGATCGGCGAGGGGGAGGCCGAGCATGGCGGCCGCGTGATGGCGGGCTGCGAGGCGCTGGCCGCGGCCGGCCTGTCGCCCGCGACGCTCGAGCCCAAGGAGGGCCTCGCGCTGGTGAACGGCACGCAGGCGCACGCCGCGGTGGGCGCGCTCGCGCTGGCCGAGGCGGTCGCGCTCTGGCAGACGGCGCACGCGGCGGGCGCGATGACCGTCGAGGCGCTCATGGGCACGCCCGACGCCTTCGACGCGCGCATCCACGACGTGCGCGGTCAGCACGGGCAGCGCGAGAGCGCCGCGCTGCTGCGCGCGCTGCTCGCCGACAGCGAGATCCGCGAGTCGCACCGGACGAACGATCCGCGCGTGCAGGACGCCTACGCGCTGCGCTGCATGCCGCAGGTGCACGGCCCGGTGCTCGACGCGCTGCGCTTCGCGGGCGGGCTGCTGGGGCGCGAGCTGAACGCCGCCACCGACAACCCGCTCGTCTTCGCCGACGGGACGATGCTGAGCGGCGGCAACTTCCACGGGCAGGCGGGCGCGATGGCCGCCGACGTGCTGGCGATCGCGCTCACGAACCTCGCGACGATGAGCGAGCGCCGCATCGACCGGCTGGTGCACCCGGACCTCAACCACGGGATGCCGGCCTTCCTCGCGAACGAGCCCGGGCTGGAGTCCGGCTTCATGATGGCGCAGGTCTCGGCCGCCGCGCTGGCGAGCGAGTGCAAGACCCTCGCGCATCCCGCCAGCGTCGACACCATCCCGACGGACGGCAGCAAGGAGGACGTCGTGCCGATGGCGATGGGGGCGGCGCTCAAGCTCCGCCGCGTCGTGCACAACGTCCGCCACGTGCTCGCCATCGAGCTGCTGTGCGGCGCGCGCGGGATCGACCTGCGCGCGCCGCTGCGGCCATCCGCCGGCGTGGCCGCCACGCACGCCGCGGTGCGCGCGCTCGTCGCGCCGCTGACGGGCGACCGCCCGCCGTCCCCCGACGTACGCCGCCTCGCGGACGCGATCGCCGAAGGGCGCTTCGTGCCCCAGGCGTCGCGCTTCGCCGACTCGATCCTCGCGGAGGTCCAGACGTGA
- a CDS encoding putative LPS assembly protein LptD: protein MRRALAACGIALAALAAAAGAQPPGLPGGVRLPNIGGGAQQPTRRPGSDSALVKFLDPDSTLTALLARPGFTATRYQGDTVRFQAERRLLVLEGKPAAVEREGTLLVGSHVEYDDSTQVIVARPDSVRGDTVFLRDPSQADVSVRGRIVYYVAEKRGTIEQFQTAVTEGETWFVSGERGALVSDSIIEGRRYVFARDGSVTSCSETVPHYHFEARDIKMVTRNLLVVRPAVLYIADVPVMWLPFVFQDMRSGRRSGLLTPRFGVAELIRNSPSYKRSIENLGYYFNLGSYADASAWMDWRSGSRGDGFDPGWIRANAETRYRIIDRFIQGRLSASYTANRGGTRNLAVSLGHEQAFNQQRRLSANLNYVQNTTVQRQNSLNPNAALGTIASQLNFQDKFGPTSMSIGGTRKQFPGRDQVDQDFPNLNLTTRTISFGENVDWTPTLSLTNTQSFRIDQGTQFAYVYRRDASGRLDSASVNPSRRNTSVRVESPIKIFDFNWANSFSFTEEVQDFPQTRPVYRDIRDTTTRETRVFNQTYLSSLDWNTSFNLPRFLQGTWNVSPTVSLSNVDAGGLFVRSERTGGKWVAQRKRASVGVSSSPTFYAFPPGFGKVERFRHSINPVISYSYSPEARVSDEYLNAIGRAPQGYLGALVQSRVSLQLSTNLEAKMRARAPSAPATGTPARAPGDSAAPTPADSAAVTDTTTRPVRTDAGGSAVAEGNKVRLLSLNFTGLNYDFVRADSIGGSLLNQRGFTDQTFGFSARSDLIPGLDFRTTYSLFLGDPASDTAVFKPYRTEMGVNFSLDQNSAIFGTLARLFGRKVQPSSTTGAATPSQSREAATPGGDAFFSRQAVAQQVAGSAARNAAYDIPNTNGWQASVTYTASRQRPDIRGPIIQADPTVACRAFVNQPAYIYENCLIQARTAPPAGTPLGSTTFGAPVYASPPQQSLTLNTSFPVTQKWAAQWSTTYDAQRGGFASNQVTLQRELHDWRAVFAFTQSPNGNFGFNFFVALKAQPDLKFDYNRQTFRAPGQSGTF from the coding sequence ATGCGACGCGCGCTCGCGGCGTGCGGGATCGCGCTCGCCGCGCTGGCCGCGGCGGCCGGCGCGCAGCCGCCGGGGCTTCCGGGCGGCGTCCGCCTGCCGAACATCGGGGGCGGCGCGCAGCAGCCCACGCGGCGCCCCGGCAGCGACTCGGCGCTGGTCAAGTTCCTCGATCCCGACTCCACGCTGACCGCGCTGCTCGCGCGCCCCGGCTTCACCGCCACGCGCTACCAGGGCGACACGGTGCGCTTCCAGGCGGAGCGCCGGCTGCTCGTGCTGGAGGGGAAGCCCGCCGCCGTCGAACGCGAGGGTACGCTGCTCGTCGGCAGCCACGTCGAGTACGACGACTCGACGCAGGTCATCGTGGCGCGCCCGGACTCGGTGCGCGGCGACACGGTCTTCCTTCGCGACCCGTCGCAGGCGGACGTCTCGGTGCGCGGCCGCATCGTCTACTACGTGGCCGAGAAGCGCGGCACGATCGAGCAGTTCCAGACGGCGGTCACCGAGGGCGAGACCTGGTTCGTGTCGGGCGAGCGCGGCGCGCTCGTGAGCGACTCGATCATCGAGGGGCGCCGCTACGTCTTCGCGCGCGACGGCTCGGTGACGAGCTGCAGCGAGACCGTGCCGCATTACCACTTCGAGGCGCGCGACATCAAGATGGTGACGCGCAACCTGCTCGTCGTGCGGCCGGCCGTGCTGTACATCGCCGACGTGCCGGTGATGTGGCTCCCGTTCGTCTTCCAGGACATGCGCAGCGGCCGTCGCAGCGGGCTGCTGACGCCGCGCTTCGGCGTCGCGGAGCTGATCCGCAACTCCCCGTCGTACAAGCGGTCGATCGAGAACCTGGGCTACTACTTCAACCTCGGCAGCTACGCCGACGCGTCGGCGTGGATGGACTGGCGCAGCGGCTCGCGCGGCGACGGCTTCGACCCGGGGTGGATCCGCGCGAACGCCGAGACGCGCTACCGCATCATCGACCGCTTCATCCAGGGCCGCCTCTCGGCGTCCTACACGGCGAACCGCGGCGGCACCCGGAACCTCGCCGTCTCGCTGGGGCACGAGCAGGCGTTCAACCAGCAGCGCCGGCTGTCGGCGAACCTGAACTACGTCCAGAACACGACGGTCCAGCGGCAGAACAGCCTGAACCCGAACGCCGCCCTCGGCACGATCGCGTCGCAGCTGAACTTCCAGGACAAGTTCGGCCCGACGTCGATGAGCATCGGCGGCACGCGCAAGCAGTTCCCCGGGCGCGACCAGGTCGACCAGGACTTCCCGAACCTGAACCTGACGACCCGCACGATCTCGTTCGGCGAGAACGTGGACTGGACGCCGACGCTCTCGCTCACCAACACGCAGAGCTTCCGGATCGACCAGGGGACGCAGTTCGCCTACGTCTACCGGCGGGACGCGTCGGGACGCCTGGACAGCGCGTCGGTGAACCCGTCGCGGCGCAACACGTCGGTGCGCGTCGAGTCGCCGATCAAGATCTTCGACTTCAACTGGGCCAACTCCTTCAGCTTCACCGAGGAGGTCCAGGACTTCCCGCAGACGCGCCCCGTCTACCGCGACATCCGCGACACGACGACGCGCGAGACGCGGGTGTTCAACCAGACGTACCTGTCGAGCCTCGACTGGAACACGTCGTTCAACCTGCCGCGCTTCCTGCAGGGCACCTGGAACGTCTCGCCGACGGTCAGCCTGTCTAACGTGGACGCCGGTGGCCTGTTCGTGCGCAGCGAGCGCACGGGCGGCAAGTGGGTGGCGCAGCGCAAGCGCGCGTCGGTGGGCGTCAGCTCGTCGCCGACGTTCTACGCCTTCCCGCCGGGCTTCGGGAAGGTCGAGCGGTTCCGCCACTCGATCAACCCGGTCATCTCGTACAGCTACTCGCCCGAGGCGCGGGTGAGCGACGAGTACCTGAACGCGATTGGCCGCGCGCCGCAGGGCTACCTGGGCGCGCTGGTGCAGAGCCGCGTGTCGCTGCAGCTCTCGACGAACCTCGAGGCGAAGATGCGCGCGCGCGCGCCGTCCGCGCCGGCCACGGGGACGCCCGCGCGAGCGCCCGGCGACAGCGCCGCGCCCACGCCGGCCGACAGCGCCGCCGTCACCGACACGACCACGCGGCCCGTCCGCACCGACGCGGGCGGCTCGGCCGTCGCGGAGGGGAACAAGGTCCGCCTGCTGTCGCTGAACTTCACGGGGCTCAACTACGACTTCGTGCGCGCCGACTCGATCGGCGGGAGCCTGCTGAACCAGCGCGGCTTCACGGACCAGACGTTCGGCTTCAGCGCGCGCTCGGACCTGATCCCGGGCCTCGACTTCCGCACGACGTACTCGCTCTTCCTCGGCGATCCGGCCAGCGACACGGCGGTGTTCAAGCCGTACCGCACCGAGATGGGCGTCAACTTCTCGCTCGACCAGAACTCCGCGATCTTCGGCACGCTGGCGCGGCTGTTCGGCCGCAAGGTGCAGCCGTCGTCCACGACGGGCGCGGCCACGCCGTCGCAGTCGCGCGAGGCGGCCACGCCGGGCGGCGACGCCTTCTTCTCGCGGCAGGCGGTCGCGCAGCAGGTCGCCGGCTCGGCCGCCCGCAACGCGGCGTACGACATCCCCAACACGAACGGCTGGCAGGCGAGCGTCACGTACACGGCGTCGCGCCAGCGCCCGGACATCCGCGGGCCCATCATCCAGGCCGATCCGACCGTCGCCTGCCGCGCCTTCGTCAACCAGCCGGCGTACATCTACGAGAACTGCCTGATCCAGGCGCGCACCGCGCCGCCGGCGGGCACGCCCCTCGGCTCCACGACGTTCGGCGCGCCGGTGTACGCCTCGCCGCCGCAGCAGTCGCTGACGCTCAACACGAGCTTCCCGGTGACGCAGAAGTGGGCCGCGCAGTGGTCCACGACCTACGACGCCCAGCGCGGCGGCTTCGCCAGCAACCAGGTGACGCTGCAGCGCGAGCTGCACGACTGGCGCGCGGTGTTCGCCTTCACGCAGTCGCCGAACGGCAACTTCGGCTTCAACTTCTTCGTCGCGCTGAAGGCGCAGCCGGACCTGAAGTTCGACTACAACCGGCAGACCTTCCGCGCCCCGGGCCAGAGCGGGACGTTCTAG